The window GCTGCTCCCTTCAGGGGTGGCGGAGGGAGCGCCGTGGGGTGGCGCGGCCTGCTGGAGGGCCGGAGCGGGGTGGGGCGACGCGGTGGCCGCGACCTGCTCGGCGTGGCGGAGGAACGGGAGGGAGTGGGCGGCGAAGTGCGGCCCGGCATGGGAGTGGCGGGGCAGCTCGACGACGGTCAGGCCCTGGTAGCCGGTGGCGGCGAGGGCCGCCAGGAGCGGCGGGAAGTCGATCTCCCCGTCCCCGAAGGGGAGGTGCTCGTGGACGCCGCGCCGCATGTCCTCGATCTGGACGTGGCGCAGCCAGGGGGCGGCGGCGCGCACGCAGTCGGCGGGAGAGAGGGGTTCGAGGCACTGGCAGTGGCCGAGATCGAGCGTGAGACCGAGCGGCTCGGGGTCGCCGAGTATGCGGCGAAGGTGGTGGAAGTCGGCCAGGGTGGCGAGGAGGTGGCCTGGTTCGGGTTCGACGGCGAGCGGGATGCCTGCGGAGGCGGCTGCGTCCAGGACGGGCGTGAGGGTGTCTGCGAGACGCTTCCACGCGGTGTCCGGGTCGGTGCCCTCCGGGAGGACGCCGCTGAAGCAGTGGACCGCGTGGGCGCCGAGGTCTGCGGCGACCCGCACGGCAGCGACGAGGAGGTCGGCCCGGCGCGCCCGGTCGCCGGGGTCCGGGTCCAGGAGGGAGGGGCCGTGCTTGCGGCGCGGGTCGAGCACATAGCGGGCGCCCGTCTCCACCGTGACACCCAGGCCGAGCGCGTCCAGCCGCCGGGCGACCCGTCGGGTGCGGGCGGCGAGGTCGGGGGCGAGGGGGTCGAGGTGCATGTGGTCGAGGGTCAGCCCGACGCCGTCGTAGCCGAGATCGGCGAGGAGGGAGAGCGCGTCGTCGAGCCGGAGGTCGGCCAGACCGTTGGTGCCGTAGCCGAAGCGGAGGGGCTGGAGGGGTTGCAGAGGCTTACGGGATTGGGGCGGCTGAGAGGGGTGGAGCGGCTGGTGGGGGTCGAGAGGAGAGTTCTCCGGAGTCACGTCACACTCACCTTCTTCGCGAACCTCGCTCCCAGCGGGGCCAGGGCCGCGATGAGGAGGGCCGTGGCCGTGCCCTTGGAGCGGGCGGTCAGGGTGGCCTGAAGGGGGATCGTGGCGCGGACGCCGGCGCCGACGGCCCGTTGGGTGAGGGGAGGTGAGGGGTTGAGCGTGGCGTGGAAGTAGGGGCGGGCGGTGGCCGCGACGTAGGCGGCCGCGAGCGCGGTGGTGACCGCCATGCCGCTCTCCTGCCGCGGCCTCGCGGGACTGAGGTGTGCCGCGGGCTTCCGGCCGAGCACAGGTCCTGGAGGCCGAGTCGCTCCTGGCCCGAGAGGACCAAGAGCGGTTGTCCCCCGGCGCTCCGAAGGGCGGTGCGTCACCACACGGGTCAGCAAGGCGGTCGTCACGAGGGCCGCCAAGGGGGCCAGAGGCGTACCGCCCTGGGCTTCCTGGCGGGAGACCGTCGTGACGGCCAGTGTGTGGGTGCCGAGGAGGGCCGCTGAGGGGAGTGCGGGTCGGGTGCGGCCGGTCGTCGCGGCGGCTCCCAGGAGCAGGTCGAGTCCACGCGCCGCGGCCATGGCGACGGGGCCCGCGGGGGTGTGCTTCAGGCCGAGGTCGTACGCCCAGACGGTTGCCGCGAGGGGCGCGGCGACGGCCAGGGCGGGGCGGCCGGCGCGGGAGGCCAGGGCCAGTCCGGCGCCGGTGAGGGCGCAGGCCGCCGTGAGCGCGGCGGCCGGGCTGATGCGGCCGGAGGGAAGGGGGCGGTGTGGGCGTTCGACGGCGTCGATGGCGCGGTCCGCCCAGTCGTTGAGGGCCATGCCGGCCTCGTAGAGACAGAGGGAGGAGCCGATGGCGAGCAGGGTGCGGGCGTTGGGTGCCGCGCCGGTCGCGGCCGTGCCGGCCAAGGCGTCGCCCGGGACGCTGAACAGGGCGGGCAGACGGAGGAGTTCGGCCCAGGCGCGTCCGCGCGGTGACCGGCCGGTGCAGGTGCAGGGGGCCGTGTCGCCGGTGCCGGATCGAGGAGCGGCTGTGGACGAGCCCGCAGAGCATCCGCAAGAGCTGTCGCGAGGCGTCACAGGGCATCCCCCGCGTCGTCACGGCGCTCCTCCGCCGACCCCACATCCCGCCGGTCCTCTGCACCGGTCCGCCCCAGGCTCCGGCCGAACCGGACCAGTTCCTCGTACTGCTCGGCGAGGCCTGACGGCCCCTCCCCCACGGGGTCCTTGAAGTAGAAGCCGAGGGCGTCGAGCGGACCGGACAGGCCGGTCTCGTGGGCTCGGAGGGTCAGCCGGGCCAGGTCCAGGACCAGGGGTGCGGCGAGCGCCGAGTCGCAGCCCTGCCAGATGGTCTGGAGGATCATGCGGGTGCCGAGGAAGCCGTCGAAGGCGATGTGGTCCCAGGCGGTCTTCCAGTCGCCGAGGGCCGGGACGTCGTCGATGTGGACCTCGCCCTCGGGGACGGTGCCGAGGGTGTCGGCGAGGACGCGTTCCTTGCCGGCGTTCTTCGCCGCGGCGGCGGCCGGGTCGGCGAGGGCGGCGCCGTCGCCGCCGCCGAGCAGGTTCGTGCCGGACCAGGCCCGGACCCTCAGGGCCCGTTGCGCGAACATCGGGCCCAGCACGGCCCGCAGCAGGGTCTGGCCGGTCTTGCCGTCCCGGCCGGCGTACGGCAGGCCGCTTCGCTCGGACTCGCGGGCGGCGGTGGGGTGGTGGATGCCTTCGGAGGGGGTGAAGTTGACGTACGGGCAGCCGGCGCGCAGGGCCGCCAGGGCGTACAGGGTGCTGGCGGGGAGAGGGGCGTCGGGTCCCTGGGACGCGGGTTCGGTGGAGGCGACGTTCACCACCACGGTCCGCTCCAGGGCGTGGCGGTGCGCGAAGTCGCTTATGTCGGCGGCGAAGGCCGTGATCAGTTCGGCCTCGCTCCTGGTGTCCCCCGGGGTGGGGCCACCGGGCCTGATCTCCCGGTCGGCGGCGGCGAGGTCGGCGGCGACGGCGGTGGCGACGCCCGGTGGGAGGACGCCGCCGGCGGTCAGGGTCTCGGCGTGTTTGGGGAGGGGGCAGTCGAGGGTGTCGTGGCCGCCGAAGACCAGGTCGGAGAGCGCGGGCAGGGCGCTGTCGGTGAACGCCGGGGTCTCGGTGACCATGCCGGTGGGCGGGTGCAGTCCGGCGGTGATGGCGGCGCACCCCGTGACGACGGTGGTGGCGACGGAGCCTCGGGCTCCGATCAGCCACACCCCCACACGCGGTCGGGAGAGGGACGCGGACATGGGCAGCCTCCTGGTCGTGCGCGAACCCGAGGGGGGAAGGGAGACGGCGGGCGGGGGTCCGGCGTCCCCCGCCCGCCGCCGTTCAGTCGCCCTTGACGGGCAGTTCCTTCAACTGGATGTTGCGGAAGGAGACCTGGTCGTCGGCGCCATGGTTCTGGAGGCCGATGTAGCCGTCGGTCAGGCTCCGCTGGGGGTCCTTGTTGGTGAAGTCGTTGATCTTGACTCCGTTGAGGAACACCTGGAGGCGTTCGCCCTGGACCTTGATCTCGTAGGAGTTCCACTGGCCGGGCGGCCGCAGAACCTGGTCACGGGCCTTGATGTTGGCCGACTTGAACGAGTAGACGGAGCCCGTGGTGCGGTCGGCCGCGTCCGTGGCGTCGATCTGGATCTCGTAGCCCTTGTTCACGGCGGACCAGGGGTCGTCGGAGGCGGGGAAGCCCACGAAGATCCCGGAGTTGTCGTCGCCCCGCATCTTCCAGTCGAGCTTGAGGGAGTACGACTTCAGCTCCTTGGCCTGGTACCAGAGCAGGCCCATGCCTCCCTCGGACTCCATCACGCCGTCCTTGACGGCGAACTTGCCGGGGCCGGCCTGCTTCCAGCCGTCCAGGGTCCGGCCGTTGAAGATCTTCCGGTGGTCCTTGCTCGGCTTGCAGTCCGCCTTGACCTGGCCGGTGGCGTACTGGAGGCCGCCGAGCAGGTGGGCGCGGAAGGCCTCCTCGGCGTAGGACTCCTTGGTGTGTCCGCCGCCGGTGTAGAAGGACCGGCCGCCGCCGTAGCTCTGGCACCAGGCGATCGGGTGGTCGCCCTTCATGTTCCCGCCCTGGTAGGTGGTCTCGTCCAGGGTGGCGAGGACCTTGGCCTGCTCACGGGGGTTGGTGCGGTAGTTGTACCACTCGTCGGTGCGCTCCCAGGCCTCGCCCAGATGCCCGGTGGACGGGTGGTCGTGGTCCTCGACGCGGACGGTGGCCTTCTGGATGGCCGGGTGCGAGTCGAAGTAGGCGCCGACGAGGCCGCCGTAGAAGGCCCAGTCGTACTCGGTGTCGGCCGCGGCGTGGATGCCCAGGTAACCGCCGCCGCCCGCCACGTAGTCCTCGAAGGCCTTCTGCTGCTCGGCGTTGAGGACATCACCCGTGGTGGACAGGAAGGCCACCGCGTCGTACTTGGCGAGGTTGGTCGTGGTGAACTGGCGGGCCTCCTCGGTCGCGTCGACCGTGATGCCGGCCGGGCCGCCGAGCTCCTTCAGGGCGGTGATGCCGGCCGGGATGGAGTCGTGCCGGAAGCCGGCGGTCTTGGAGAAGACCAGGACCTTCTTGCCGCCCTTGAACGGCTTGGTGGAGAACTCGAAGTCGTCCACGTCGAACAGCGCGCCCGCGCCGCCCTTGAAGACCAGGTAGATGTCCGTGGTCTTCTTCGGCAGGGACCGCAGCGGCACGTCGACGTTCTGGAAGGTCTCCCAGCCGCCGGTCGGCGGGATGTAGGCCGAGCCGTGCAGCTTGCCGTCGGGCGAGCCGGTGCGCAGTTCGATGAAGCCGCCCGCGCCGCCGGAGGAGGCCCGCACGGTCATCTTCTTCTGGCCGTCGAACCGGTAGGGGGTGAAGGAGATCCAGTCGCCGTCGTCGATGTTGCCGACGGTCTTGCCGCCGTTGGCGCCGGTCTTGTCGATCACCGTGACGCCCGACTGGGTGCCGAAGTGCTCGCCCTGGCGGTGCAGCGGCTGGAGCACGGCGCGGGCGGTGCCGGTCAGGGTCTCCTGGCCGTTCGCCCCGCCGTCGGTGTAACTGGCGCCGACGACACCGTAGATGTTGGCGTTGGGGTCGTGGCCGCCGTCACCGGGGGGCGGCTTCAGGGTGCCCTCGCAGCCCATCTCGCTGGTCAGCTCGTGGGCGTGGGAGTCGTGGCCGAGGCTGTAAGCGACCTTGACCTTGGAGCAGTCGACCGTCTCCTCGGGGTCGGTGACGGTCACCTTGAAGGGGACGGGCTTGCCGAACTCGGCCAGGGCGCCGTTGCCCGGGATGTCGATCCGCACCGTGGGCTCGGTGTTGCCGACGACGATCCGGGTGCTGGCGTTGCCGGTGTTGCCCTCGGCGTCCTTGGCGGTGAAGGTGGCGGTGTAGGTGCCGACCTTCTTGTACTTGTGGGTGGGGTTGAGGCCCTCGCCCTTGGTGCCGTCGCCG of the Streptomyces koelreuteriae genome contains:
- a CDS encoding sugar phosphate isomerase/epimerase family protein, translating into MQPLQPLRFGYGTNGLADLRLDDALSLLADLGYDGVGLTLDHMHLDPLAPDLAARTRRVARRLDALGLGVTVETGARYVLDPRRKHGPSLLDPDPGDRARRADLLVAAVRVAADLGAHAVHCFSGVLPEGTDPDTAWKRLADTLTPVLDAAASAGIPLAVEPEPGHLLATLADFHHLRRILGDPEPLGLTLDLGHCQCLEPLSPADCVRAAAPWLRHVQIEDMRRGVHEHLPFGDGEIDFPPLLAALAATGYQGLTVVELPRHSHAGPHFAAHSLPFLRHAEQVAATASPHPAPALQQAAPPHGAPSATPEGSSR
- a CDS encoding SCO3242 family prenyltransferase — translated: MTPRDSSCGCSAGSSTAAPRSGTGDTAPCTCTGRSPRGRAWAELLRLPALFSVPGDALAGTAATGAAPNARTLLAIGSSLCLYEAGMALNDWADRAIDAVERPHRPLPSGRISPAAALTAACALTGAGLALASRAGRPALAVAAPLAATVWAYDLGLKHTPAGPVAMAAARGLDLLLGAAATTGRTRPALPSAALLGTHTLAVTTVSRQEAQGGTPLAPLAALVTTALLTRVVTHRPSERRGTTALGPLGPGATRPPGPVLGRKPAAHLSPARPRQESGMAVTTALAAAYVAATARPYFHATLNPSPPLTQRAVGAGVRATIPLQATLTARSKGTATALLIAALAPLGARFAKKVSVT
- a CDS encoding inositol-3-phosphate synthase gives rise to the protein MSASLSRPRVGVWLIGARGSVATTVVTGCAAITAGLHPPTGMVTETPAFTDSALPALSDLVFGGHDTLDCPLPKHAETLTAGGVLPPGVATAVAADLAAADREIRPGGPTPGDTRSEAELITAFAADISDFAHRHALERTVVVNVASTEPASQGPDAPLPASTLYALAALRAGCPYVNFTPSEGIHHPTAARESERSGLPYAGRDGKTGQTLLRAVLGPMFAQRALRVRAWSGTNLLGGGDGAALADPAAAAAKNAGKERVLADTLGTVPEGEVHIDDVPALGDWKTAWDHIAFDGFLGTRMILQTIWQGCDSALAAPLVLDLARLTLRAHETGLSGPLDALGFYFKDPVGEGPSGLAEQYEELVRFGRSLGRTGAEDRRDVGSAEERRDDAGDAL
- a CDS encoding ThuA domain-containing protein; the protein is MHRTRLRSTRTPRYSRHPRRSGLRATVALFTGLLLAVGTPATVAGAHPGHPEHDDPAAAEGQFQQVPLAKGEPEMGEPMSLAVLPDRSVLHTSRDGTLRLTDQGGVTKIAGKLDVYSHDEEGLQGVGIDPDFKNNRAIYLYYAPPLDTPAGDAPETGTADDFKKFDGVNRLSRFTLNANGTLNAASEKKVIDVAASRGICCHVGGDIDFDAAGNLYLSTGDDSNPFASDGYTPIDDREGRNPAFDARRSSANTNDLRGKILRIKVAEDGSYTVPDGNLFAPGTDKTRPEIYAMGFRNPFRMSVDDKTGIVYVGDYGPDAGAADPKRGPAGQVEFAKVTKAANFGWPFCTGNNDAYLDYDFATKESGEKFDCAAPKNSSPYNTGLTDLPPAQAAWIPYDGGSVPEFGTGSESPMAGPVYRYDPDLDSKVKFPEAYDGDFFAGEFGRRWIKRIEQTAEGAVAKINDFPWTGTQIMDMEFGPDGALYVLDYGVSWFQGDEHSALYRIENAEDGFSPIAEVSADKTSGAAGLKVKFTGSAKDADSPDLTYAWDFGDGTKGEGLNPTHKYKKVGTYTATFTAKDAEGNTGNASTRIVVGNTEPTVRIDIPGNGALAEFGKPVPFKVTVTDPEETVDCSKVKVAYSLGHDSHAHELTSEMGCEGTLKPPPGDGGHDPNANIYGVVGASYTDGGANGQETLTGTARAVLQPLHRQGEHFGTQSGVTVIDKTGANGGKTVGNIDDGDWISFTPYRFDGQKKMTVRASSGGAGGFIELRTGSPDGKLHGSAYIPPTGGWETFQNVDVPLRSLPKKTTDIYLVFKGGAGALFDVDDFEFSTKPFKGGKKVLVFSKTAGFRHDSIPAGITALKELGGPAGITVDATEEARQFTTTNLAKYDAVAFLSTTGDVLNAEQQKAFEDYVAGGGGYLGIHAAADTEYDWAFYGGLVGAYFDSHPAIQKATVRVEDHDHPSTGHLGEAWERTDEWYNYRTNPREQAKVLATLDETTYQGGNMKGDHPIAWCQSYGGGRSFYTGGGHTKESYAEEAFRAHLLGGLQYATGQVKADCKPSKDHRKIFNGRTLDGWKQAGPGKFAVKDGVMESEGGMGLLWYQAKELKSYSLKLDWKMRGDDNSGIFVGFPASDDPWSAVNKGYEIQIDATDAADRTTGSVYSFKSANIKARDQVLRPPGQWNSYEIKVQGERLQVFLNGVKINDFTNKDPQRSLTDGYIGLQNHGADDQVSFRNIQLKELPVKGD